The uncultured Cohaesibacter sp. genome window below encodes:
- a CDS encoding DNA translocase FtsK, translating to MGRRDRDGALKHALRRNAYAGLGLLGLLLCGVVATSLVTWHVADPSLSNATEVSPRNAFGLAGAIISDLSFQALGLASAFLIIPPAVWFWRLVLMRPARASRNRLMAWFAGLCMLAIACSSIPAPSSWPLPLSLGGMVGDAFLSVINRFDANFMQGLGAIIVGAGAGLFGFVILLASVDLGFRDLSFRRKSAHPAEDEARGYAEPEYEEEEWEDDEEEDAFDYDHDNDGTLDRTKGSGRKRGSLLSVPLGALSHWRLSRQASKARKAHERSIKQQEKAKKPSFFTRLLADEDDGLSDLSDRMEPRLDRSATTGYTQQRPGPALDMGYNGPQDFAPPSQQGHDDGYDDDDDWDDDGAPQSVPVGIAPPEIDRPSSQYGNRAATNEDAKARPAGAAGRGKGKRMVRSGQGNLFTRKDEYQFPSLEILSEPESLGPNAGLTADQLEHNARLLEGVLSDFGIRGEIIKVRPGPVVTLYELEPAPGIKSSRVIGLADDIARSMSAISARVAVVPGRNAIGIELPNARRETVYLREMLASKDFEKSKAKLPICLGKNIAGDPVVVDLARMPHVLVAGTTGSGKSVSINTTILSLLYRHRPDECRLIMIDPKMLELSIYDGIPHLLTPVVTDPSKAVVALKWAVREMEQRYKSMSKMGVRNIDGFNKRVRDSMIKGEEVTRTIQTGFDPETGDPIYEQETLDLEPMPYIVIVVDEMADLMMVAGKDIEGAIQRLAQMARAAGIHLIMATQRPSVDVITGTIKANFPTRMSFQVTSKIDSRTILGEMGAEQLLGMGDMLYMAGGGRIQRVHGAFVADEEVEEIVAHLKLQGTPDYLEAVTEDTDGEGPDNYGGGGGAGGGSASDAETLYDKAVDIVIRDRKASTSYIQRRLSIGYNRAATLIEQMEKDGVISPANHAGKREVLVPEEGSPM from the coding sequence ATGGGAAGACGAGATCGTGATGGAGCCTTGAAGCACGCCTTGCGGCGCAATGCCTACGCGGGCCTTGGGCTGCTCGGGCTGTTGCTTTGTGGTGTCGTGGCGACAAGTCTGGTCACATGGCATGTCGCAGACCCGAGCCTGTCCAACGCAACCGAAGTCAGCCCGCGCAACGCGTTCGGGCTGGCCGGTGCAATCATTTCCGATCTGAGCTTTCAGGCCCTCGGTCTGGCGTCGGCCTTTCTGATCATTCCGCCTGCCGTCTGGTTCTGGCGACTGGTGCTGATGCGCCCGGCCCGCGCCAGCCGCAACCGGCTGATGGCCTGGTTTGCCGGTCTGTGTATGCTGGCCATCGCCTGCTCCAGCATTCCCGCGCCGTCCAGCTGGCCATTGCCGCTCAGCCTCGGCGGCATGGTGGGCGACGCCTTCCTGTCCGTCATCAATCGTTTCGACGCCAACTTCATGCAGGGGCTCGGGGCCATCATTGTCGGTGCAGGCGCAGGCCTGTTCGGCTTCGTGATCCTGCTGGCATCCGTCGATCTTGGCTTCCGTGACCTGTCCTTCCGCCGCAAGTCTGCCCATCCCGCCGAGGATGAGGCCCGTGGCTATGCCGAACCCGAGTATGAGGAGGAAGAGTGGGAAGACGACGAAGAAGAAGACGCCTTCGACTATGATCACGACAATGACGGCACGCTCGACCGGACCAAGGGGTCTGGCCGCAAACGTGGTTCCCTGCTGTCCGTACCTCTCGGGGCCCTCAGCCACTGGCGCCTGTCGCGTCAAGCCAGCAAGGCCCGCAAGGCGCATGAACGCAGCATCAAGCAGCAGGAAAAGGCTAAAAAACCGTCCTTCTTCACCCGACTGCTGGCCGATGAAGACGACGGCCTGAGCGATCTGAGCGATCGCATGGAGCCGCGCCTTGATCGTTCGGCCACCACCGGCTATACGCAGCAAAGACCCGGCCCAGCTCTCGACATGGGCTATAATGGACCGCAGGATTTTGCCCCGCCGTCGCAGCAAGGCCATGATGACGGCTATGACGATGATGACGACTGGGACGACGATGGCGCTCCACAGTCCGTTCCGGTCGGTATCGCCCCGCCGGAAATCGACCGGCCATCCAGCCAGTATGGCAACCGGGCCGCGACCAATGAAGACGCCAAGGCCCGTCCGGCTGGCGCCGCTGGCCGTGGCAAGGGCAAGCGCATGGTCCGCTCCGGTCAGGGTAACCTGTTCACCCGTAAGGATGAATACCAGTTCCCGTCCCTCGAGATTCTTTCCGAACCGGAAAGTCTCGGCCCGAACGCAGGCCTGACCGCCGACCAGCTCGAGCACAACGCCCGCCTGCTGGAAGGCGTTCTGTCCGACTTCGGCATCCGTGGCGAAATCATCAAGGTACGCCCCGGCCCTGTCGTCACGCTCTATGAGCTGGAACCTGCACCGGGGATCAAATCCTCGCGTGTCATCGGCCTCGCCGACGACATTGCCCGCTCCATGAGTGCCATTTCCGCCCGCGTGGCCGTGGTGCCGGGCCGCAACGCCATCGGCATCGAGCTGCCCAACGCGCGGCGCGAGACCGTCTATCTGCGCGAAATGCTGGCGTCGAAGGATTTCGAGAAATCCAAGGCCAAGCTGCCCATCTGTCTTGGCAAGAACATCGCAGGCGATCCGGTCGTTGTCGATCTGGCCCGCATGCCCCACGTGCTCGTCGCCGGTACCACCGGCTCGGGTAAATCCGTTTCGATCAACACCACCATCCTGTCGCTGCTCTATCGGCACCGGCCGGATGAATGCCGCCTGATCATGATCGACCCCAAGATGCTGGAGCTTTCCATCTATGACGGCATTCCGCATCTGCTGACCCCGGTCGTGACCGACCCGTCGAAGGCCGTTGTAGCCCTCAAATGGGCGGTGCGCGAAATGGAACAGCGCTACAAGAGCATGTCCAAGATGGGCGTGCGCAACATCGACGGCTTCAACAAGCGCGTCCGCGATTCGATGATCAAGGGCGAAGAAGTCACCCGCACCATCCAGACCGGCTTTGATCCGGAAACCGGCGATCCGATTTACGAACAGGAGACGCTGGATCTGGAGCCTATGCCATATATCGTCATTGTCGTCGACGAAATGGCCGACCTGATGATGGTGGCCGGCAAGGACATCGAGGGCGCCATCCAGCGCCTCGCCCAGATGGCCCGCGCCGCCGGCATTCACCTCATCATGGCGACCCAGCGTCCATCGGTGGACGTCATCACCGGTACCATCAAGGCCAACTTCCCGACCCGCATGTCCTTCCAGGTCACCTCCAAGATCGACAGCCGCACCATTCTGGGCGAAATGGGTGCCGAGCAGTTGCTGGGCATGGGCGACATGCTCTACATGGCCGGTGGCGGCCGCATCCAGCGCGTTCATGGCGCCTTTGTTGCCGACGAGGAGGTCGAGGAAATCGTCGCCCACCTCAAGCTGCAGGGCACACCGGATTATCTCGAAGCGGTCACAGAAGATACCGACGGCGAAGGACCTGACAACTATGGCGGCGGTGGCGGAGCAGGCGGCGGCAGCGCCAGCGATGCCGAAACCCTCTATGACAAGGCCGTAGACATCGTCATCCGCGATCGCAAGGCTTCGACCAGCTACATCCAGCGCCGCCTCTCCATTGGCTACAACCGGGCAGCCACCCTGATCGAGCAGATGGAAAAGGATGGCGTGATCAGTCCGGCCAACCATGCCGGCAAGCGCGAGGTTCTGGTGCCGGAAGAAGGGTCCCCCATGTAG
- a CDS encoding outer membrane lipoprotein carrier protein LolA, which yields MDYRQSNSLTLNKPERTRTASAGLLQPVALLFASLLVLFSLGLANTARADMTDNSTAALEKISKAFNTTPTMNGEFIQTAPNGDTLQGYFFIQRPGKIRFYYSKPSYTDIISDGQTLSIEDRKLKTQDIYPLSKTPLRVLLSEKLDLAHDPRVRQASIADDIVSVVVEQESLFGDGILTLIFDREDSLLRQWTIRDANGNDTTVTVFNVEVGKPIKPSVFKIKYDLSPSQK from the coding sequence ATGGATTACAGACAGTCAAACAGCTTGACCCTCAACAAGCCTGAGCGCACCAGGACCGCATCGGCGGGTCTGCTCCAGCCGGTCGCACTGCTGTTTGCCAGCCTTCTGGTGCTGTTCAGCCTCGGCCTTGCCAACACCGCCCGCGCCGACATGACCGACAATTCCACGGCCGCGCTGGAGAAAATCTCCAAGGCTTTCAACACCACCCCGACCATGAACGGAGAATTCATCCAGACGGCACCGAACGGAGACACGCTGCAGGGCTATTTCTTCATCCAGCGCCCAGGCAAGATCCGCTTCTACTATTCCAAGCCCTCCTACACCGACATCATTTCCGATGGCCAGACCCTGTCCATCGAGGACCGCAAGCTCAAGACGCAGGATATCTATCCGCTGAGCAAGACACCCTTGCGCGTTCTGCTGTCCGAAAAACTCGATCTGGCCCATGACCCGCGCGTCCGGCAGGCCAGCATCGCCGATGACATCGTCTCGGTGGTCGTTGAGCAGGAAAGCCTGTTCGGCGACGGCATTCTGACGCTGATCTTCGACCGGGAAGATTCCCTCTTGCGCCAGTGGACGATCCGCGACGCCAATGGCAATGACACCACGGTCACCGTCTTCAACGTCGAAGTGGGCAAGCCCATCAAACCGTCGGTCTTCAAGATCAAGTATGACCTGTCGCCCAGCCAGAAGTGA
- the xth gene encoding exodeoxyribonuclease III, translating into MTITLATWNINSIRPRLHHVAQFNADRAPDILCLQETKVHNDQFPTAALKKLGYKHFAINGQKGYHGVAILSRIPFAGIDMHGFCDKGDARHVEVTIDTDQGPLRIHNFYVPAGGDIPDPALNDKFQHKLDFLEEMKGWLNGGETSNASILVGDLNIAPHENDVWNHKQLLKVVSHTPIEIEALNAVQAAGPWQDVVRNHIPVDHQLYSWWSYRSRDWSAADKGRRLDHIWATDAAADKVSAVEIFRDARGWEKPSDHAPVIAKLDLVPQV; encoded by the coding sequence GTGACCATCACTCTTGCCACCTGGAACATCAATTCCATCCGCCCCAGACTGCATCATGTCGCGCAATTCAATGCCGATCGGGCACCGGACATCCTCTGCCTTCAGGAAACCAAGGTTCACAACGACCAGTTCCCTACGGCTGCCCTGAAGAAGCTGGGATACAAGCACTTCGCCATCAACGGACAGAAGGGCTATCACGGCGTAGCCATCCTCTCGCGCATTCCCTTTGCCGGTATCGACATGCATGGGTTCTGTGACAAGGGCGACGCACGCCATGTGGAAGTTACCATCGACACCGATCAGGGCCCGCTGCGCATTCACAATTTCTATGTTCCGGCGGGTGGCGACATCCCGGATCCGGCCCTCAACGACAAATTCCAGCACAAGCTCGACTTCCTTGAGGAAATGAAAGGCTGGCTGAACGGTGGCGAGACATCAAACGCCTCCATTCTGGTCGGCGACCTCAACATCGCACCGCATGAGAATGACGTCTGGAACCACAAGCAGCTGTTGAAGGTCGTCAGCCACACTCCGATCGAGATCGAAGCCCTCAATGCGGTGCAGGCAGCCGGTCCCTGGCAGGACGTGGTGCGCAATCACATTCCCGTCGACCATCAGCTCTACAGCTGGTGGAGCTACCGCTCCCGCGACTGGTCAGCCGCAGACAAGGGTCGCCGTCTGGATCATATCTGGGCAACCGATGCTGCCGCCGACAAGGTCAGCGCCGTCGAGATCTTCCGGGACGCCAGAGGCTGGGAGAAACCGTCAGATCACGCACCGGTGATCGCCAAGCTCGATCTGGTGCCACAGGTCTAA
- a CDS encoding transcription antitermination factor NusB, with protein MEKSESSGKSGMAARAGALRLIHAVLSEKALLDDAYAHELAEGPLRKLTGNDRAFAKRIATTVLQHLGEIDTLLARFMDRGIPKKSGPLRNILRIGTAELLFLNTPPHAVVDCAVSHYRTWRKYAGFKGLTNAVLRRVSKEGPDELASIDPAKANLPDWMYKSLTSAYGTDATAAMMVQYARQQIPLDLSLKDPASADIWAERLGAEKMPTGSLRLASHERVDLLEGYAEGAWWVQDAAATLPVQMFGDVAGRKVLDLCAAPGGKTMQLAALGADVTALDISAKRLARIEENLQRVGLKAELVKGDVLKKSFDEKWPFILLDAPCSATGTVRRHPELIHQRSPEDIAHFSKLQAKMLDHVAELLAPGGTLVFCTCSLQPEEGPGLIADFLMNNPDFGIDPLTAEAMPQLAPFIEPDGSLRTRPDYWPEAGGMDGFFAIRLRNYASS; from the coding sequence ATGGAAAAATCCGAATCCTCCGGCAAAAGCGGAATGGCCGCACGAGCAGGCGCCCTGCGCCTCATCCACGCCGTATTGAGCGAAAAGGCCTTGCTGGACGATGCCTATGCCCACGAACTGGCCGAAGGCCCCTTGCGCAAGCTGACTGGCAACGATCGCGCCTTTGCCAAACGGATTGCTACTACCGTGTTGCAGCATCTGGGCGAAATCGACACGCTGCTTGCCCGTTTCATGGATCGCGGCATTCCCAAGAAATCCGGCCCTTTGCGCAATATCCTGCGCATCGGCACCGCCGAACTGCTGTTCCTGAACACGCCGCCCCACGCAGTGGTCGACTGTGCCGTGTCGCACTATCGCACCTGGCGCAAATATGCCGGCTTCAAGGGCCTGACCAACGCCGTATTGCGGCGTGTCAGCAAGGAAGGCCCCGACGAGCTCGCCTCCATCGATCCGGCCAAGGCCAATCTTCCCGACTGGATGTACAAGTCCCTGACCAGCGCCTACGGCACGGATGCAACCGCCGCCATGATGGTGCAATATGCCAGACAGCAGATCCCCCTCGATCTCAGCCTCAAGGATCCGGCCTCCGCTGATATCTGGGCGGAGCGCCTTGGCGCCGAAAAGATGCCGACCGGCAGCCTTCGCCTTGCCAGCCACGAACGGGTTGACCTTCTGGAAGGCTACGCCGAAGGCGCATGGTGGGTGCAGGACGCAGCCGCGACGCTGCCCGTCCAGATGTTCGGTGATGTCGCAGGCCGCAAGGTGCTGGATCTCTGCGCCGCGCCCGGTGGCAAGACCATGCAGCTGGCCGCCCTCGGCGCCGACGTGACCGCCCTCGACATTTCTGCCAAGCGCCTTGCCCGTATTGAGGAAAATTTGCAGCGGGTCGGTCTCAAGGCAGAGCTGGTCAAGGGCGACGTGCTCAAGAAGAGTTTCGATGAGAAATGGCCCTTCATCCTGCTCGACGCCCCCTGTTCGGCAACCGGCACCGTGCGGCGTCATCCTGAACTGATCCATCAGCGCTCGCCTGAAGACATCGCGCATTTTTCAAAGCTGCAGGCGAAAATGCTCGACCATGTGGCAGAACTGCTGGCACCCGGCGGCACCCTGGTCTTCTGCACCTGCTCGCTTCAACCCGAAGAGGGACCGGGCCTTATCGCCGATTTCCTGATGAACAATCCCGATTTCGGTATTGACCCGCTGACCGCCGAGGCTATGCCTCAGCTCGCTCCGTTCATCGAACCGGATGGCAGTCTCAGAACCCGGCCGGATTACTGGCCGGAGGCTGGCGGCATGGATGGCTTCTTTGCCATCCGTCTGCGCAACTACGCTTCCTCCTGA
- a CDS encoding heparinase II/III family protein, with product MRRPACNTRYVPRCPDRLLIAPQDLRTSDPTVAEDIYAGLFIFAGQVENCGTRSPFLHPAPSREWARELHGFRWLRHLRASNASMTRSNARTLVEDWIKNSGKLDQEAWSIPVVSSRVLAWLNNSPLILQDADHDFYRAFLRALYLQVRFLRASYSGMPDNMDRLQLIIAELAGWLCFAGKERLARSVSRRLVKELNDQILPDGGHVSRNPLAIVSILLELLPLRQTFLSRDMVPPEGMNLAIERMMPMLRFFRHPNGSFAHFNGTGATPADSLATILAYDDTRGAPVSDASFSGYQRMEAGRSVLLMDTGDTPPPEQSTTAHAGTLSFEMSSGTAPMVVNCGTPAPQHEGWRELARSTAAHSTLVIQDHSTCKIAPKRFDLEGRPLICPETRTRYERFLDRGQETIRASHDAYGPEFGIRHNRQIWLAIDGRRLDGRDEMEAIGKGITRAKDSFAIRFHLHPSVELEFSEDRECVYLGLNNGEIWKFISQEVDPYIEESVYLSDIHGIRKTSQLVIYGHASHVPTVNWFFERVTKAGR from the coding sequence GTGAGACGGCCAGCCTGCAACACGCGCTATGTTCCCCGTTGTCCTGATCGCCTGCTGATCGCCCCGCAGGATCTGAGAACCTCCGACCCGACGGTCGCCGAAGACATCTACGCCGGCCTGTTCATCTTTGCCGGTCAGGTTGAAAACTGCGGCACCCGCTCTCCCTTTCTGCACCCGGCCCCGAGCCGCGAGTGGGCCCGCGAACTGCACGGCTTTCGTTGGCTGCGCCACTTGCGCGCCTCCAACGCGTCGATGACCCGGTCCAACGCCCGCACCCTGGTGGAAGACTGGATCAAGAACTCCGGCAAACTGGATCAGGAAGCCTGGTCGATACCGGTTGTTTCAAGCCGCGTTCTGGCCTGGCTCAACAATTCGCCACTGATCCTTCAGGATGCCGATCACGACTTCTACCGGGCCTTCCTGCGGGCGCTCTATCTGCAGGTCCGCTTCCTGCGTGCCTCCTATTCCGGCATGCCCGACAACATGGACCGGCTGCAACTGATCATCGCCGAACTGGCCGGATGGCTCTGCTTTGCCGGCAAGGAGCGTCTTGCCCGCTCGGTATCGCGGCGGCTGGTCAAGGAACTCAATGACCAGATCCTGCCCGACGGCGGGCATGTCTCGCGCAATCCACTGGCCATCGTTTCCATTCTGCTGGAGCTGCTGCCCCTGCGTCAGACTTTCCTGTCCCGCGACATGGTGCCGCCAGAAGGCATGAATCTGGCCATCGAGCGCATGATGCCAATGCTGCGTTTCTTCCGCCATCCCAACGGCAGCTTCGCCCATTTCAACGGCACTGGTGCAACCCCGGCCGATTCCCTTGCCACCATCCTGGCCTATGACGACACCCGCGGCGCTCCGGTCTCCGACGCCTCCTTCTCGGGCTACCAGCGTATGGAAGCAGGCCGGTCGGTGCTGCTCATGGACACCGGCGACACCCCGCCGCCGGAACAGTCGACCACCGCCCACGCCGGAACCCTGTCGTTCGAAATGAGCTCCGGAACCGCACCAATGGTGGTCAACTGCGGCACACCTGCCCCCCAGCACGAAGGCTGGCGCGAGCTTGCCCGCAGCACGGCAGCCCATTCAACGCTGGTCATTCAGGATCATTCCACCTGCAAGATCGCACCAAAGCGCTTCGACCTGGAAGGTCGCCCGCTGATCTGTCCGGAAACCAGAACCCGCTATGAGCGCTTTCTGGATCGCGGACAGGAAACCATCCGCGCCAGCCATGACGCCTATGGCCCCGAGTTCGGCATCCGACACAACCGCCAGATCTGGCTGGCCATCGACGGGCGCCGCCTTGACGGGCGCGACGAGATGGAAGCCATCGGCAAGGGCATCACTCGCGCCAAGGACAGCTTCGCCATCCGCTTCCACCTGCATCCGTCCGTCGAACTGGAATTCTCCGAAGACCGCGAGTGTGTTTATCTGGGCCTCAATAATGGCGAGATCTGGAAGTTCATTTCCCAGGAAGTAGACCCTTATATAGAAGAAAGCGTCTACTTGTCCGACATTCACGGCATCCGCAAGACCAGCCAGTTGGTCATCTATGGCCATGCCAGCCACGTCCCCACCGTCAACTGGTTCTTCGAACGCGTTACCAAGGCTGGCCGCTAA
- the purH gene encoding bifunctional phosphoribosylaminoimidazolecarboxamide formyltransferase/IMP cyclohydrolase, whose protein sequence is MSVAPLSVTAPEVVSVKRALISVSDKTGIIDFAKALAEKGVELVSTGGTCKAIADAGIPVKDISEVTEFPEIMDGRVKTLHPRVHGGLLGARSVEAHSAAMKEHGIPEIDLLVVNLYPFEETILKGADYATTVENIDIGGPAMIRAAAKNHAFVTTLVDPSDYAEILALIDEKGGITYDARKKFAAKAYARTAAYDAAISGWFAKELAIESPTFRAFGGELAEVMRYGENPHQKAGFYKTASSRPGVATATQVQGKQLSYNNINDTDAAFELVCEFDPAVSPAVAIIKHANPCGVAIGASLKEAYEKALACDPVSAFGGIVALNGTLDEEAAEEITKIFTEVIIAPDATEGAKDLVAKKKNLRLLLTGGLANPREEGVTVKSVSGGLLVQDRDNGNVDDLDLKVATKRQPTEQEMADLKFAFRVCKHVKSNAIVYVKDGATVGVGAGQMSRVDSARIAARKAEDAAEVAGLSEPLTKGCVVASDAFFPFADGLLAAAEAGATAVIQPGGSMRDQDVIDAADEAGLAMVMTGMRHFRH, encoded by the coding sequence ATGTCCGTAGCTCCACTTTCCGTTACCGCGCCGGAAGTTGTTTCCGTCAAGCGCGCTCTCATCTCCGTTTCCGATAAAACCGGCATTATCGATTTTGCCAAGGCCCTCGCCGAAAAAGGTGTCGAGCTCGTCTCCACCGGCGGCACCTGCAAGGCCATTGCCGACGCTGGCATTCCGGTCAAGGATATCTCCGAAGTGACCGAATTCCCGGAAATCATGGATGGCCGCGTCAAGACCCTGCATCCCCGCGTTCATGGCGGCCTGCTTGGTGCCCGCTCCGTCGAGGCCCACAGCGCAGCAATGAAGGAACATGGCATTCCGGAAATCGATCTGCTGGTGGTCAACCTCTATCCGTTCGAGGAAACCATCCTCAAGGGTGCCGACTATGCCACCACCGTCGAGAATATCGACATCGGCGGCCCGGCCATGATCCGCGCTGCAGCCAAGAACCACGCTTTCGTCACCACACTGGTCGACCCGTCCGACTATGCCGAGATCCTTGCGCTGATCGACGAAAAGGGTGGCATCACCTATGACGCCCGCAAGAAATTTGCCGCCAAGGCCTATGCCCGCACCGCCGCCTATGACGCGGCCATTTCGGGCTGGTTCGCCAAGGAGCTGGCAATCGAATCTCCGACCTTCCGCGCCTTTGGTGGCGAACTTGCCGAAGTGATGCGCTATGGCGAAAACCCGCACCAGAAAGCCGGGTTCTACAAGACCGCCTCTTCCCGCCCTGGCGTTGCCACAGCAACCCAGGTGCAGGGCAAGCAGCTGTCCTACAACAACATCAACGACACCGACGCCGCTTTCGAGCTGGTGTGCGAGTTCGATCCGGCCGTCTCCCCAGCCGTCGCCATCATCAAGCACGCCAACCCATGCGGCGTAGCGATCGGCGCTTCCCTCAAGGAAGCCTATGAAAAGGCTCTGGCCTGCGACCCGGTTTCCGCTTTCGGCGGCATCGTCGCCCTGAACGGCACCCTTGACGAGGAAGCCGCAGAGGAAATCACCAAGATCTTCACCGAAGTGATCATCGCTCCGGACGCCACCGAAGGCGCCAAAGATCTAGTTGCCAAGAAGAAGAACCTGCGCCTGCTGCTCACCGGCGGCCTTGCCAACCCGCGCGAGGAAGGCGTCACCGTCAAGTCTGTTTCCGGTGGCCTGCTGGTTCAGGACCGTGACAATGGCAATGTCGATGACCTTGATCTCAAGGTTGCCACCAAACGCCAGCCGACCGAACAGGAAATGGCCGACCTCAAGTTTGCCTTCCGCGTCTGCAAGCATGTCAAGTCAAACGCCATCGTCTATGTCAAGGACGGCGCAACCGTCGGCGTCGGTGCAGGCCAGATGAGCCGTGTCGATTCCGCCCGCATCGCTGCCCGCAAGGCCGAAGACGCAGCCGAGGTTGCCGGTCTTTCCGAGCCGCTGACCAAGGGCTGCGTTGTGGCTTCCGATGCCTTCTTCCCGTTTGCCGATGGTCTTCTGGCCGCAGCCGAAGCGGGAGCAACCGCAGTGATCCAGCCGGGTGGCTCGATGCGCGATCAGGACGTGATCGACGCCGCCGACGAAGCAGGCCTTGCCATGGTCATGACCGGCATGCGCCACTTCCGCCACTAA
- a CDS encoding YkvA family protein, with protein sequence MAHKHYSEDDIELLPPEKAAEDEQGHRDSSMARKAANVRKKFWSVVRKAARQVPIIEDVVAAYYCAFDPETPVKVRLTLIGALAYFVLPLDAIPDMIFGLGFADDIALLTYVIKTVHSNITDTHRLRAKQAMAEHDVHVER encoded by the coding sequence ATGGCACACAAACATTATTCCGAAGATGACATCGAGCTGCTGCCACCCGAGAAGGCGGCCGAGGATGAACAGGGTCATCGCGATTCGTCCATGGCCAGGAAGGCGGCCAATGTACGCAAGAAATTCTGGTCAGTCGTGCGCAAGGCTGCGCGGCAGGTGCCGATCATCGAAGATGTTGTGGCCGCCTATTATTGTGCATTTGATCCGGAAACACCGGTCAAGGTCCGCCTGACGCTGATCGGAGCGCTGGCCTACTTCGTATTGCCGCTTGACGCCATCCCAGACATGATCTTCGGCCTCGGCTTTGCCGACGACATAGCCCTGCTCACCTATGTCATCAAGACCGTTCACAGCAACATCACCGACACTCATCGCCTGCGAGCCAAGCAGGCAATGGCGGAGCATGACGTCCACGTTGAACGATAG
- a CDS encoding NADPH:quinone oxidoreductase family protein, which produces MRAILCDAFEGVDNLKLVELDKPSVGPGEVLIRVKAAALNFFDTLLLHDKYQFTPDLPFSPAGEISGIIEEVGEDVDSSRVGEKALSYIRWGGTRDYVVVPASDAITMPDPLGFEEAAGLMITYGTTIYGLRSRARMQPGETLAVLGAAGGVGLAAVEIGKLMGARVIACASSDEKLQLCAAHGADDLINYKTMDLKETLKDMTHGHGADVVYDPVGGDLSEEALRATDWYGRFLVVGFASGTIPKMPLNLVMLKGVDVLGVFWGEAIRREPADHAENMKLIMSWVAERKLKPHVGRCYPLEETPEAIRAIANREAKGKVVITL; this is translated from the coding sequence ATGCGGGCGATACTTTGCGATGCCTTTGAAGGCGTCGACAATCTGAAACTGGTCGAGCTGGACAAACCATCTGTCGGGCCCGGCGAGGTTCTGATCCGGGTCAAGGCGGCCGCGCTCAATTTCTTCGACACGCTGCTCCTGCATGACAAATACCAGTTCACGCCAGATCTGCCCTTCTCGCCTGCCGGTGAGATTTCCGGCATCATCGAAGAGGTCGGCGAGGATGTCGACTCTTCCCGCGTCGGGGAGAAGGCGTTGAGCTATATTCGCTGGGGCGGCACCCGCGACTATGTCGTGGTTCCTGCCAGCGACGCCATCACCATGCCCGATCCGCTCGGTTTCGAGGAAGCTGCCGGTCTGATGATCACCTATGGCACGACCATCTACGGGCTGCGGAGCCGGGCGCGGATGCAGCCGGGCGAGACACTGGCGGTGCTCGGGGCTGCCGGTGGTGTCGGCTTGGCTGCGGTGGAGATTGGCAAGCTGATGGGCGCGCGGGTCATTGCCTGTGCATCGTCGGACGAAAAGCTGCAGCTTTGTGCTGCCCACGGCGCCGATGATCTGATCAATTACAAGACCATGGACCTCAAGGAAACATTGAAGGACATGACACACGGCCACGGAGCCGATGTGGTTTATGATCCGGTCGGTGGCGATTTGTCGGAGGAGGCCCTGAGGGCGACAGACTGGTACGGTCGCTTCCTTGTTGTCGGCTTTGCCTCGGGCACCATTCCGAAAATGCCGCTCAACCTCGTCATGCTCAAGGGCGTGGATGTGCTCGGAGTCTTCTGGGGCGAAGCGATCCGGCGGGAACCGGCAGATCATGCCGAAAACATGAAACTGATCATGTCGTGGGTGGCTGAGCGCAAGCTCAAACCCCATGTGGGTCGATGCTATCCGCTGGAAGAAACGCCCGAAGCAATCCGGGCGATTGCCAACAGGGAGGCAAAGGGCAAAGTGGTCATCACCCTGTAG